The window CTGCGCGCACAAGAGATTGCCGAAGAGAACAATCTACCGTGCATCTATCTGGTCGACAGCGGTGGTGCGAACCTGCCCAATCAGGATGAAGTCTTTCCCGACCGTGACCACTTTGGTCGGATTTTCTATAATCAGGCACGGATGAGCGCAAAGGGCATTCCGCAGATCGCCGTGGTTATGGGATCGTGTACGGCGGGCGGGGCCTATGTGCCTGCGATGTCGGATGTGACGATCATCGTGAAAGAGCAGGGGACGATCTTCCTTGCTGGTCCTCCTTTGGTAAAGGCCGCAACGGGCGAGGTTGTCACGGCAGAAGACTTGGGTGGCGGTGATGTCCATACACGCCTGTCTGGTGTTGCTGACTATCTGGCAGAGGATGATGCTCATGCGCTAAGCCTCGCACGGCGTGCTGTGGGATATCTGAACCGTGCCAAACCCAGCACCGTGCAGTGGGAAAGCATCGAAGAGCCGGCCTATGACCCGGATGAGATTCTCGGCGTTGTGCCCGGCGATCTGCGCACGCCCTATGATATCCGCGAAGTGATTGCACGGACTGTTGACGGCAGCCGATTTGACGAATTCAAACCGCGCTTTGGCGAAACTCTGGTCACCGGTTTTGCCCACCTTAAAGGGTGTCCTATCGGAATTGTTGCCAACAACGGCGTCCTGTTTTCGGAGGCAGCCCAGAAGGGCGCACATTTCGTCGAACTTTGCTCGCAACGCGGTATCCCGCTGGTGTTCTTGCAGAATATCACCGGATTTATGGTCGGCCGCAAATACGAGAACGAAGGCATCGCGCGCCATGGCGCCAAGATGGTGACAGCAGTGGCTTGTACGAACGTACCCAAGATCACGATGTTGGTTGGCGGCTCTTTCGGGGCGGGCAATTACGGCATGGCAGGGCGCGCCTATAGCCCGCGTTTCTTGTGGTCTTGGCCAAACTCGCGCATTTCTGTGATGGGGGGCGCGCAAGCGGCGGGCGTTCTGGCCACGGTCAAACGTGACGCAATCGAGCGGCAGGGCGGCACATGGTCTGCCGAGGAAGAGGCAGCCTTCAAGCAGCCTACGGTGGACATGTTCGAAGAACAGTCTCATCCGCTTTATGCCTCCGCGCGGCTTTGGGATGACGGGATCATTGATCCACGTAAAACCCGCGACACGCTGTTCCTCAGCCTGTCCGCAAGCCTGAATGCCCCCATCGAGCCGACGAAGTTCGGCGTGTTCCGGATGTGAGGAGGGAAGATATGGCCAAGACCTTACAACAGATTATCGACGAAAATCCCGAAGCAGAGACTTTTCGTTTCGGTGACACGCCAGAGCTCTGCGCAGACATTATCGCTCTGGTGCGCAGCGGCACAAAAACCGCAACCTGCGAAGCGGCTTCTGCCTATGGGGCGGGCGGCGATGCATGGCCCGAAGTTGGCCGTCGCGATGTTGCGCTTAACTGGGACGGAACGCCTGCCGTCATGATTGAAACGGTCGAGGTAACGACCCGCCGGTTTGAAGACATGGACGATGAATTCGTTGCTGCGCAGGGTGAGTTCCGCGACCTGGATCACTGGCGCGCAGGTTATGAAGCCTATTTTCGACGTAATGGCGGGTTCGCCCCAGATATGAAACTGATGTGTGAACGGTTCACCCTGATAGAGGATTACGCATAATGTTCGACACGATCCTGATTGCGAACCGTGGTGAGATTGCTTGCCGCGTAATGGAAACAGCGCAAGCAATGGGTGTCCGCTGCGTGGCGGTCTACTCTGACGCGGATGCGGCGGCGAAACATGTGGCAATGGCAGACGTCGGGGTGCATATCGGCGGCTCTGCTCCGGCAGACAGCTATTTGCGCGGCGATGTGATCATTCAGGCGGCCCTTGATACAGGGGCGCAGGCCATCCATCCGGGCTATGGTTTCCTCAGCGAGAACCCTGATTTTGTAGATGCTGTAGAAGCTGCCGGTCTGGTGTTTATCGGCCCCTCCGCCGATGCGATCCGCGCGATGGGCCTTAAAGACGCGGCGAAGGCCCTGATGGTTGAGGCCGGTGTGCCGGTCGTTCCGGGCTATCACGGCAAAGATCAATCCGATGATCTTCTGGCAAGCGAGGCTGACAAGATCGGGTATCCCGTTCTGATCAAGGCGGTGGCAGGCGGCGGCGGCAAGGGCATGCGTCTGGTTGAGCAAGCCTCCGGTTTTGCCGAGGCTTTGGCCAGTGCACGGTCCGAGGCGAAAACAGCCTTTGGCAATGCCGATGTTCTGGTAGAGAAATTCGTCAGTCAGCCGCGCCATATCGAGGTGCAGGTTTTCGGGGATGGTAACAGTGCAGTGCATCTGTTTGAACGGGACTGCTCTCTCCAGCGCCGCCACCAGAAGGTGATCGAAGAGGCGCCAGCGCCCGGTATGACCGCCCAGATGCGCGAAGCGATGGGGCAGGCGGCTGTGCGCGCAGCCGAAGCGATTGGTTACAAGGGCGCCGGTACGGTTGAATTCATCGTTGATGGGTCTGACGGGCTGAAGGCCGATGGTTTCTTCTTTATGGAGATGAACACGCGGTTGCAGGTAGAGCATCCTGTGACAGAGGCGATCACCGGCGTGGATCTGGTTGAATGGCAGCTGCGGGTCGCTGCAGGTGAAGATCTGCCAAAAGCTCAGGAAGAGCTTGAGATCAGCGGTCACGCATTCGAGGCACGGCTATATGCCGAAGACGTGCCAAAGGGCTTCTTGCCTGCAACGGGCACGCTGACGCATCTGGCGTTTGATCCTGCCTGCCGCGCCGACAGCGGCGTGCGCGCGGGTGATACCATCAGCCCGTTCTATGATCCGATGATCGCGAAAGTTATTGTGCATGGACCCACACGCGATGTGGCCTTGGCGCGGTTGCGTCAGGCGCTGGCGCAGTGCGAGGTTGCAGGCACCGTGACAAACCTTGCGTTTCTGGGCGCATTGGCGGGGCATCAGGGCTTCCGGCGTGGCGAGGTCGATACCGGCCTGATCGCGCGCGACATTGATGCGCTGACCACGCCCCCGCAAATCGCGCCGCGGCATGTGGCCTTGGCCGGTATGGCGGCGATGGGCGTGATAGATGCTACGCCGCAGCAGGGCTTCACCCTTTGGGAGCCATTGATGCAGCAGATCGTTTTGGAATGGGCGGGCGAACAGCACACGATCAAATCTGAAATCTTGGGTCTGGATAGCCAGCGTTGGCACATCGGCGAAGAAGTGGTCGAAGCGCAGCGCATTGGCGGCCGTTGGCAGATCGGCGGACTGCCCGCCGCACCAGTGACCGTAGCGGAGGATACCATTACCGTTTTTGACGGCTATGGCTTGGCGTTTAAAAAGATTGACCCATTGGTTCAGGCAGCAGGCGCGCAAGGGGACGGCAACCTTATCGAGGCGCCGATGCCGGGTCTGGTGCGCGATGTCTTTGCCAAGGTCGGTCAACGGGTCACTCTTGGGGACCGTCTGGCAATTCTGGAAGCCATGAAAATGGAGCACAGTCTGCTTGCCGCCCGTGATGGTGTGGTGGCAGAGGTGCTTGCACAGGCTGGTGATCAGGTTGAGGCCGGTGCGGCACTTGTCCGGCTTGAACCCGAGGAAGACGCTGCATGATCACGCTGCACCACGTTCCGCAAAGCCGTTCTATGCGCAGTCTGTGGCTGTTGAATGAGCTGGGGATCGATTTCGAGGTGAAAACCTATCCTTTCGACAAAAGCCTGCGTGCGCCTGAATATCTTGCAAAAAGTCCGGCAGGGCGGGTGCCGGCGCTTGAAATAGACGGGGACGCGATATTCGAGACTGGGGCGATCACCGAAATCCTGTGTGAGCGGTTCTCGCCTGAGGTGTTGGGCCGCCCCGCGGGGCATCCAGAACGCGCGCAATGGCTTATCTGGGTGCACTTCGCGGAAACCATCAGCCAGCATGCCGCAGCCTTGACCCAACAGCATGTAGCCCTGCGTGAAGATCACATGCGCAGTCCTATCGTGATGAAGCTGGAAGCCGCGCGGCTGATCAAGTGCTATGCCGCGTTAGAGGCGCGTCTGGCAGGGCGCGATTACCTGCTGGATGGCGGTTTTTCTGCCGCTGATGTTTCGGTCGGGCAGGCGGTCTATCTGGCGCGCTACTTTGCGCATCTGGACGGGTTTGAGGCGGTCACAGCATGGTACGCGCGGATCACTGAACGTGCAGCTTTCAAGGCCGCTCTTCCTGCGGAAAACGAGAAGCTGTTTCCAGAGACATTTTTTCCGCCATGGGAGCTATCTGCGTGATAGGCTGGAGAAAACAGGGAGGATGCGATGACTTTAGGACGGTGTGAGATATTCGAGGTCGGCCCGCGTGATGGCCTGCAAAACGAGGCCCGCGAGATTCCGGTAGCCGAAAAAATCGCGTTGGTGAACAAGCTAAGCGAGGCTGGATTTGCGCGTATCGAATGCGCAAGCTTTGTATCGCCCAAGTGGGTTCCGCAGATGGCGGGGTCGGGTGAGGTGCTGGCGGGGATCACGCGCAAGGATGGTGTGCGGTACGCTGCACTGACACCCAATATGCATGGCTACACCGATGCGCTTGCGGCAGGGGCGGATGAAATCGCCGTCTTCGCCAGCGCGTCCGAAGGGTTTTCGCAAAAGAACATCAATGCGTCGATTGCCGAAAGCATTGAACGCTTTGCGCCCATTCTGGAAGAGGCACGGCACATTGATCTGCCAGTGCGAGGCTATATTTCTTGCGTTGTGGCGTGCCCCTATGACGGGCCGGTGGCGCCGTCTGCGGTGGCCGATATTGCAGACAAACTGTTTGCGATGGGGTGTTATGAGATTTCGTTGGGCGATACGATTGGTGCAGGCACGCCAGACAGCATTGCGCGGATGCTTTTGGCTGTGCGCGATGTGGTGCCCGCTGGCCGCCTTGCGGGACATTACCATGACACCGGCGGGCGGGCGATTGACAACATCGATGCCAGCCTGTCGCTTGGCCTACGCGTCTTTGATGCGGCGGTGGGCGGTTTGGGCGGTTGCCCCTACGCGCCGGGTGCTTCCGGCAATGTCGCAACCGAGGCAGTTGCAGCGCATCTGACGGCGCTGGGCTATGAGACGGGTCTTGATCTGGATGTGATCAATCAGGCTGCTGACATGGCACGTGCAATGCGCGGATAAACAGAATTTTCCAGATTTCCAAAACGAGACGCTGATGTTTGAAACGATAAAGATTGAGACCGATGACCGCGGGGTTGCGACGCTAACGCTGGCCCGTGCAGAGAAGCACAATGCGCTGAGCGCGCTGATGCTGGCGGAGCTGACGCAGGCGGCGGCGGACCTTGCGTCGGATGAAGCGGTGCGCGTTGTTGTGCTTGCCGCTGCGGGCAAGACGTTTTGCGCGGGCGGTGATCTGGCTTGGATGCAAGAGCAGATGGGCATGGATGCGGCCACGCGCGCAGCTGAAGCGGGCAAGCTGGCCACCATGCTAGGGGCGCTCAACCGTCTGCCAAAGCCGCTGATCGGTCGTTTGCACGGCAATGCCTTTGGCGGGGGTGTTGGCATGGCTGCGGTCTGTGATGTGGCGGTCGGTGTTGATACGCTGAAAATGGCTCTGACTGAAACAAAGCTTGGCATCATTCCTGCGACCATCGGGCCATACGTGATTGCGCGCATGGGCGAGGGCCGCGCGCGCCGTGTGTTCATGTCAGGCCGTGTATTCGGTGCGCCCGAGGCGGTGGAATTGGGTCTGCTATCCCGCGCTGTGCCGGAGGCAGAGCTGGACGCAGCAGTTGAGCGTGAAGTGGTCCCCTATTTGGCCTGTGCGCCCGGTGCTGTGGCAGCCGCCAAGAAGCTGGCGCAGGATTTGGGCGGCGCTGCGACGGAGGAAGCCGTGGCAATGTCGATTACTGCGCTGGCCGCGCGCTGGGAAACCGAAGAAGCCGCAGAAGGCATCGGTGCGTTCTTTGAAAAGCGCAAAGCGGCTTGGATCGTATAGCGGCCAATCTGAGACAGTGCTGTCTGCGCATATTTCCAATACCGGTGCGATACCCTAGGATTGGCGGCACAGAACCGCGTGGTTCTGGGTGCAAGTACCTGCAGGTGGCTTTCAGCAGGATCTAGGGAGTATCGCCATATGGCCCGTCCAGCCCTGTTTTCGCGGCTTTCGAATAAGATCGAAAAGCTGGTCAAAACCGCGCGGCTGAAGCAATCCATCAAACAGATTCATGGGCCGAAGCAATTTGATCTTGCGCCGGACGATGTGGTGGTTGTGGTGATGGTCAAAGATGGTGCGTTCTATCTTGAAGCGTTTTTCAAGCATTACCGCGCCCTGGGTGCCAAGCATTTTGTTTTCATTGATAACGGCTCAAGCGACAGCACGGTTGCGCAGATAAAGGCGCAGGCGGGGACGGTGATCTTGCGCTCGACGCTGCCCATGAAGGCCTATGAAAGCGGCTTTCGCCGCCACGGTGCACAGAGCTTTGCGCATAATCACTGGGTTTTATATGCTGATGTGGACGAGCTATTTGATTTCGAGGGCAGCAAAGATTTGGGTTTGTCCGGTTTGGTGCGTTACTTGACGGGGCAGGGGTACACCGCGCTGATGGCTCAAATGCTTGAGATGTTTCCGGTCGGCAGCATCCAGTCTTATGCAAAAACGCGGTTTGCGGATGCTGTGGCTGATTACCAGTATTACGATCTGAGCCGGATCACCCGCTATGACTACAAAGATAAGGCCATTGAGTTCTCATATTTCATGGGCACGAATATCACCTCAAACGACACATTGAAGTTTATGTTCGGCGGGGTGCGCCAAAAGATATTTGGAGAGATGTGTTGCCTGACCAAGCATCCGCTGGTCTTTGTTGATGATGATACTTGGCCAAATCCGCATCCCCATGTGGCCGCACATGTGCGCGTTGCGGATTTCAGCGCAGTTATCAGACACTATAAATTCACCGACGATCCCTTTGGGCGTGACCTGCAAACATTGCGCGACGGCATCCTGACCCACGGTGAGAACAAGCTGCGGCTGGACGTGATCGCCAATACGCCGGACATCTCGTTCTATTCTCAGGATGCCTTGCAGTGGGAAGGGGTCGAGGCGCTATATGACCAGAATTTTTTGGTCCAGTCGCCGGTATTTGAGGAATTTCTGACGCGTGAGCAGGCGGCAGTTGCTGCGACAAAGGCGGAGAGTAAATGATCCCTTTGCGAGCAGTCGGCGAAAAATACGCAAATTTGCCCGCGCCATAGACCACCTTTCCCCGCCGCATCCCGTTGACCCCATGACCTTGCAGGGCTAAACCCCTATAAAGCGTTGCGCGGTAGGTTTGCCGCTGCCATCCGAGAAAGGAGCCACCCTTGGACGATATGCTTAGGGAATACCTGCCGATCCTGATTTTTCTTTTTGTCGCCATTGGCTTGGGACTTGCACTTATCCTTGCTGCCGCCGTGATTGCGGTGCGGAATCCGGACCCTGAAAAGGTCTCGGCTTATGAGTGCGGGTTCAATGCCTTCGACGATGCCCGCATGAAGTTCGACGTGCGATTCTACCTCGTCTCGATCCTGTTCATCATTTTTGACCTCGAGATTGCCTTTCTGTTCCCTTGGGCTGTGGCGTTTGGCGACATTTCGATGGCGGCATTCTGGTCTATGATGGTCTTTCTTGCGGTACTGACCGCAGGCTTTGCATACGAATGGAAGAAAGGGGCGCTCGAATGGCAGTAACCCAGACAAACATGCCCGCGACAGCCGGCATGGACCGCGATGTTGCGACGCAACAGCTGAACGCGTCGCTGCAAGACAAGGGCTTTTTGCTGACCTCGACAGAGGATCTGATCAATTGGGCGCGCACCGGCTCGCTGCACTGGATGACCTTTGGTCTGGCCTGTTGCGCGGTTGAGATGATGCACACGTCCATGCCGCGCTATGACCTTGAGCGTTTTGGCACAGCGCCACGCGCCAGCCCGCGTCAATCCGATCTGATGATTGTGGCCGGCACGCTGACCAACAAAATGGCACCCGCCCTGCGCAAGGTTTATGACCAGATGCCAGAACCCCGGTATGTGATCTCGATGGGGTCCTGTGCGAATGGTGGCGGCTACTATCACTATAGCTATAGCGTTGTGCGCGGGTGTGACCGGATCGTTCCTGTCGACATCTACGTGCCCGGCTGCCCTCCCACGGCGGAGGCGCTGCTATACGGCATCATGCAGCTGCAACGCAAAATGCGCCGGACAGGGACGATTGTACGATGAGCGATGCACTGACAGAACTTGGCGGCTATATCGAAGCCAAACGCCCGGATTGTGTGCTGGGCTGGGATGTATCCCACGGAGAGCTGAACCTTGACGTCACGATGGCCAACATCACTGGTCTGGTCGAGTTCCTGAAAAGTGACGCAACCTGCCGCTTCACGTCTTTGGTGGATATCACGGCTGTTGACTACACGGGCCGTGCGAAGCGGTTTGATGTCGTCTACCACTTCCTGTCGATGTACCAGAACCAGCGGATTCGTTTGCGTGTTGCCGCACGCGAAGAAGCCATGGTTCCGTCAATCGTCGATATTCACCCCTCTGCCAACTGGTTCGAGCGTGAAGTCTTTGACATGTTCGGGATTCTGTTTTCTGGTCACCCCGATCTGCGCCGTCTGTTGACGGACTATGGTTTCCGTGGGCACCCGCTGCGCAAGGATTTCCCGACAACGGGTTACACTGAAGTACGTTATGACGAGGCGGAAAAGCGGGTTGTCTATGAACCTGTTTCGCTTGTTCAGGAATACCGCCAGTTTGATTTCATGTCCCCATGGGAGGGTGCCGAATACATCCTGCCCGGTGATGAGAAGGAGGCCTCCAAATGATGGACGGCACCAAAGGTTTCGAAGACGCCCTGACAGGCGAACAGAAAATCCGCAACTTCAACATCAACTTCGGCCCGCAGCACCCTGCGGCACACGGCGTTTTGCGTCTGGTGCTTGAGCTGGACGGCGAGATTGTAGAGCGCTGCGATCCGCACATCGGCCTGCTGCACCGTGGCACTGAAAAGCTGATGGAAAGCCGCACGTACCTGCAAAACCTGCCGTATTTCGACCGGTTGGATTACGTGGCGCCGATGAACCAAGAGCATGCCTGGTGCTTGGCGATCGAGCGTCTGACGGGCGTAGAAGTACCCCGCCGCGCAAGCCTGATCCGTGTGCTTTACTCCGAGATCGGCCGTATTCTGTCACACCTTCTGAACGTCACCACGCAGGCGATGGACGTTGGCGCGCTGACCCCACCGCTGTGGGGCTTTGAAGAGCGCGAAGATCTGATGATCTTTTATGAACGTGCATGTGGCGCGCGTCTGCACGCGGCGTACTTCCGCCCCGGTGGTGTGCATCAGGATCTGCCTGATGCGCTGATCGACGATATCGAGACTTGGACGCATAAATTCCTGAGCGGCTTCATGATCGATATCGACACGTTGCTGACAGAAAACCGCATCTTCAAACAGCGCAACGTCGATATCGGTGTTGTGACTGAACAAGACATCTCTGATTGGGGGTTCTCCGGCGTGATGGTGCGCGGCTCCGGCCTTGCATGGGATCTGCGCCGCTCACAGCCGTACGAATGCTACGACGAATTTGACTTCCAGATACCTGTTGGCGTGAATGGCGACTGCTATGACCGCTATCTGGTACGCATGGAAGAAATGCGCCAGTCCGCCAGTATCATGTTGCAGGCGATTGAAAAGCTGCGCGCACCGGAAGGGAAGGGCGATATCCTTGCCCGTGGCAAGATCACGCCGCCCAACCGCACGGATATGAAAACCTCGATGGAAAGCCTGATCCACCACTTCAAGCTTTACACCGAAGGCTTCCACGTACCTGCCGGTGAAGTTTATGCGGCCGTTGAAGCACCCAAGGGCGAGTTCGGCGTGTATCTTGTTGCCGATGGCTCCAATAAACCGTACCGCGCCAAGCTGCGCGCGCCGGGCTATTTACACCTGCAAGCGATGGACTATATCGCCAAGGGACACCAGCTGGCTGATGTGGCTGCGATCATTGGTACGATGGATATCGTATTTGGTGAGGTAGACCGGTGACGGCACAGATGCCTAAACTGCTCGCCGCGCTGGCTCTGGTTTTCTCCCAATTGTCTTCGCAAGCGGCGCTCGCGGAGACGTCGCTTTCGATTTATGGTATATCTGAAGTGCTTGCCAAGTCTACGAGCACTTCAATGATTGCTCCCGATATGCTTCTCTCTGCATCTGCTGATGGCGGATATCTGTGCCGATTTGATATTCAAAAAGGCATTTTTGCTCAGGTCGAGCAAGGCGTGGCAATATCACCGGGCTATCTACCTCGCTGGACATGTTTAAGTGTCCAAGAATTAGAAAAACTTACTATAGGTGGCAACTGATGCTACGTAGATTACACCCCGAACAACCCGAAGCATTTGCCTTTACCCCAGCTAACCAAGCATGGGCAGAAGCGCAGATAACGAAATACCCCGAGGGCCGTCAGGCATCGGCGATCATTCCGTTGTTGTGGCGCGCTCAGGAGCAAGAGGGCTGGTTGTCACGCCCCGCGATCGAACATGTATCTGAAATGTTGGGTCTGGCATATATTCGCGGACTAGAAGTCGCGACTTTCTACTTTATGTTCCAGCTTCAACCTGTTGGTTCCGTTGCGCATATTCAGGTTTGCGGCACGACGTCCTGTATGATTTGCGGGGCAGAGGACCTGATCGGTATCTGCAAAGAAAAGATCGCCCCGAAAGCACACCAGCTTTCAGCGGATGGTAAGTTCTCTTGGGAAGAGGTCGAATGTCTGGGCGCTTGCTCGAACGCACCAATGGCGCAGATCGGCAAAGACTATTACGAAGATCTGACTGCCGAGCGTTTTACACAGATGTTGGATGAGCTTGCTGAAGGTAAGGTGCCGACACCCGGACCCCAAAACGGGCGTTATGCGTCGGAGCCACTTGGCGGGCTGACCTCTCTGACCGAATACGACAGCGGCAAGACGCAGTATAATGCCTCCGTACAGCTGGCGTCTGATATCGGCGATACGGTTAAACGGATCGACGGCACCGAAGTACCACTGCTAGCGCCATGGCAGGGCAAAGCTGCCAATAAAGGCAAAGCGCCCGCAAAGGCAAAGCGTGATGACATGATGCCGCCGTCCGGTCCGGATGGCGCGCAGGGCGGTCGGACCAAAGCAGAGAAATCTGCCACGCGTTCCGTTGGCGCTGCGTCTGATCAAGTTTCAGAAGCGGCAGGCGAGGCACCCGAGGCGAAAGCCAAGGCCAAACCCGCCCGTGGCAAGGTTGCGCCTGCACCGAAAACAGACACCAAAGCGGAATCCGGCAAGGCATCCACAGGTGCCGGTAAGAAGCCACGCACCATGAAAGCACCGCGTAAGTCGGGTGCCGATGACCTCAAGATGATCAAGGGCGTTGGTCCCAAGCTTGAGACCATGTTGAATACAATGGGCTTTTTCCATTTTGACCAAATCGCAAAATGGGGGCAAGATGAGCTCGCATGGGTTGACCAGAACCTTGAGGGGTTCAAAGGCCGCGCGTCGCGCGACAATTGGGTTGATCAGGCGGGCCGGCTTGCGCGGGGGGAAGAAACTGAATTCTCTGCAAGGGCTGGAAAAGACGGCCGCTATGAATAGCGGCTGACACAGTCCATCTGGGGGATAAAGTAAAGACATGGCTTTTAAAGAAAAAAATACGGAGTGCCAGAAAACCTGTTGGTTGGTTGCTGCACTGGCGGGATTGCTTGCGATGGTGTTGCTGTATGCGTTGGCCGATTTCGGCGCGTTTAAGGCGATCTTCACCGGTGCGCTTCTTGGCTTCATTCTGGGCGTCGTGTTGATGCTGACAATGTGTAGATCGCAAGCATCGACAGGGGCGGAGTCGTCTTCGGTTAAATCTGGTACAACCGTAGGCTTAACTTCAGCGGACAGCAAAACCGTCGCGAGCTCTGCCACGCAAGCGTCGACAACAACCGCACAGACAACAAGTGCAGGCGCTGCCGCTGCTGCTGCGTCGGCCGATGTTTCTGCCGCGAAGGAAGACACAGCCAGCCCTGTTGATATTTCTACCGCTGCATCAGACACCTCAGCCCCATCGGGCACAATGGCGCAGGTCAATACCACGCCGTCCGCCGCTTTGAGCATGCCAGTCGCCGAACCTTCTGACGTTTCGGACGCGGAGGCAAAGGCTGCGAAAACTACCGCTAAATCCTCTGCATCTGACGCAAGCAAAGCCAAAGCTGCGCCAAAAGCGAAACCAGCGGCCAAAGCCAAAGCAGCAACAGCGAAGCCAAAAGCAGCTGCTGCCGCACCGAAAGCAAAAGCTGCACCTGCGGCACCCAAAGCAAAGGCGGCAGCTGCAGCGAACAAAGCTAAGGCCGCAGCCCCTGCCAGCAAGAAGCCAGAGATGCTGAGCGCGCCGCGCGCTGAGGGTAAAGATAACCTCAAGCTGATCAGCGGTGTTGGTCCCAAACTGGAGCAGACATTGAACGATCTGGGTGTCTACCATTTCGATCAGGTCGCAAAATGGAAGAAGAAAGACATCGCGTGGGTCGATGAGAATCTGCGCTTCAAGGGACGGATCGAGCGCGACGACTGGATGTCACAAGCCAAGATTCTGGCAAAAGGCGGCGAGACCGAATTCTCGGCGCGCAAAAAGAAAACCTGAGTTTAGGAGCCGTCCGTGGCTAACAACGACGACACACTGTCACGTAACGGGCGGCGCCTTGCTTTGGTGAGCGTTGTGGGCGCTTTCGCCTTTATGGGGATTGAGTTCGCTGGGGCCACTTACGGGTGGTCAAATCAGACAATGGGCCTTCTGGAGCTTGGCATTGCGGCCATGTTCTTGTGGGTCTTTATACAAGCATTCAGAATGTGGCGTCAGCGCCAGTCTGAGAAAGACGGATAAGCATCATGTTGCAGGACAAAGACCGGATTTTCACGAATATCTACGGCATGCATGACCGTACCCTCAAGGGTGCGCAGGCGCGTGGCCATTGGGATGGTACGGCGGCAATCATCAAGAAAGGCCGCGACTGGATCATCGACGAGATGAAAGCTTCCGGTTTGCGTGGCCGTGGTGGTGCGGGTTTTCCGACTGGTCTGAAATGGTCCTTCATGCCGAAAGAAAGCGACGGCCGCCCCAGCTATCTGGTGGTTAACGCCGACGAATCCGAACCCGGCACATGTAAAGACCGTGAGATCATGCGCCACGATCCGCACACGCTGATCGAGGGCTGCCTGATTGCAAGCTTCGCGATGAATGCGAATGCTTGCTACATCTACATTCGCGGCGAATACATCCGCGAAAAAGAGGCGCTGCAAAACGCCATCGACGAAGCCTATGAGGCCGGTCTGGTGGGCAAGAACGCCGCAAAATCCGGTTGGGATTTCGACATCTACCTGCACC is drawn from Sulfitobacter sp. S223 and contains these coding sequences:
- a CDS encoding NADH-quinone oxidoreductase subunit A, with translation MDDMLREYLPILIFLFVAIGLGLALILAAAVIAVRNPDPEKVSAYECGFNAFDDARMKFDVRFYLVSILFIIFDLEIAFLFPWAVAFGDISMAAFWSMMVFLAVLTAGFAYEWKKGALEWQ
- a CDS encoding NADH-quinone oxidoreductase subunit D, with the protein product MMDGTKGFEDALTGEQKIRNFNINFGPQHPAAHGVLRLVLELDGEIVERCDPHIGLLHRGTEKLMESRTYLQNLPYFDRLDYVAPMNQEHAWCLAIERLTGVEVPRRASLIRVLYSEIGRILSHLLNVTTQAMDVGALTPPLWGFEEREDLMIFYERACGARLHAAYFRPGGVHQDLPDALIDDIETWTHKFLSGFMIDIDTLLTENRIFKQRNVDIGVVTEQDISDWGFSGVMVRGSGLAWDLRRSQPYECYDEFDFQIPVGVNGDCYDRYLVRMEEMRQSASIMLQAIEKLRAPEGKGDILARGKITPPNRTDMKTSMESLIHHFKLYTEGFHVPAGEVYAAVEAPKGEFGVYLVADGSNKPYRAKLRAPGYLHLQAMDYIAKGHQLADVAAIIGTMDIVFGEVDR
- a CDS encoding glycosyltransferase family 2 protein; its protein translation is MARPALFSRLSNKIEKLVKTARLKQSIKQIHGPKQFDLAPDDVVVVVMVKDGAFYLEAFFKHYRALGAKHFVFIDNGSSDSTVAQIKAQAGTVILRSTLPMKAYESGFRRHGAQSFAHNHWVLYADVDELFDFEGSKDLGLSGLVRYLTGQGYTALMAQMLEMFPVGSIQSYAKTRFADAVADYQYYDLSRITRYDYKDKAIEFSYFMGTNITSNDTLKFMFGGVRQKIFGEMCCLTKHPLVFVDDDTWPNPHPHVAAHVRVADFSAVIRHYKFTDDPFGRDLQTLRDGILTHGENKLRLDVIANTPDISFYSQDALQWEGVEALYDQNFLVQSPVFEEFLTREQAAVAATKAESK
- a CDS encoding NADH-quinone oxidoreductase subunit B family protein, producing the protein MAVTQTNMPATAGMDRDVATQQLNASLQDKGFLLTSTEDLINWARTGSLHWMTFGLACCAVEMMHTSMPRYDLERFGTAPRASPRQSDLMIVAGTLTNKMAPALRKVYDQMPEPRYVISMGSCANGGGYYHYSYSVVRGCDRIVPVDIYVPGCPPTAEALLYGIMQLQRKMRRTGTIVR
- a CDS encoding endonuclease is translated as MAFKEKNTECQKTCWLVAALAGLLAMVLLYALADFGAFKAIFTGALLGFILGVVLMLTMCRSQASTGAESSSVKSGTTVGLTSADSKTVASSATQASTTTAQTTSAGAAAAAASADVSAAKEDTASPVDISTAASDTSAPSGTMAQVNTTPSAALSMPVAEPSDVSDAEAKAAKTTAKSSASDASKAKAAPKAKPAAKAKAATAKPKAAAAAPKAKAAPAAPKAKAAAAANKAKAAAPASKKPEMLSAPRAEGKDNLKLISGVGPKLEQTLNDLGVYHFDQVAKWKKKDIAWVDENLRFKGRIERDDWMSQAKILAKGGETEFSARKKKT
- a CDS encoding NADH-quinone oxidoreductase subunit E, whose protein sequence is MLRRLHPEQPEAFAFTPANQAWAEAQITKYPEGRQASAIIPLLWRAQEQEGWLSRPAIEHVSEMLGLAYIRGLEVATFYFMFQLQPVGSVAHIQVCGTTSCMICGAEDLIGICKEKIAPKAHQLSADGKFSWEEVECLGACSNAPMAQIGKDYYEDLTAERFTQMLDELAEGKVPTPGPQNGRYASEPLGGLTSLTEYDSGKTQYNASVQLASDIGDTVKRIDGTEVPLLAPWQGKAANKGKAPAKAKRDDMMPPSGPDGAQGGRTKAEKSATRSVGAASDQVSEAAGEAPEAKAKAKPARGKVAPAPKTDTKAESGKASTGAGKKPRTMKAPRKSGADDLKMIKGVGPKLETMLNTMGFFHFDQIAKWGQDELAWVDQNLEGFKGRASRDNWVDQAGRLARGEETEFSARAGKDGRYE
- a CDS encoding DUF5337 domain-containing protein, with the translated sequence MANNDDTLSRNGRRLALVSVVGAFAFMGIEFAGATYGWSNQTMGLLELGIAAMFLWVFIQAFRMWRQRQSEKDG
- a CDS encoding NADH-quinone oxidoreductase subunit C, producing the protein MSDALTELGGYIEAKRPDCVLGWDVSHGELNLDVTMANITGLVEFLKSDATCRFTSLVDITAVDYTGRAKRFDVVYHFLSMYQNQRIRLRVAAREEAMVPSIVDIHPSANWFEREVFDMFGILFSGHPDLRRLLTDYGFRGHPLRKDFPTTGYTEVRYDEAEKRVVYEPVSLVQEYRQFDFMSPWEGAEYILPGDEKEASK